In Thalassoglobus sp. JC818, one DNA window encodes the following:
- a CDS encoding prolyl oligopeptidase family serine peptidase, whose product MIRFSSPVVRRFWLAMLVVVSLCQIGISQDLVEVKVPSTADQTEQPALMFLPEKTASDQKSLPLLVLLHTWSGDYHQKGHIEVAVEECSSRGWALIHPNFRGANTGPEACGSELAVQDVIDAVDWMIKEHEIDADRVYLTGVSGGGHLSMLMAGRHPEYWAGVSAWVGIWDLANWHQETQTAGLKYSKELESVTGGSPGESEEIDSEYRNRSPKVWLDNAVKVPLDIQAGIHDGHTGSVPISHSISAFNQVASQSGFSDEVVPEALMSHMVREQSVPATELFRGMQEPRSHGILFRRTAGPTRLTIFEGGHEGDVPTAIRWLESQGPRSPVRKERAE is encoded by the coding sequence ATGATTCGGTTTTCGAGCCCTGTCGTGCGGCGTTTCTGGCTCGCGATGCTTGTTGTCGTGTCGCTGTGCCAGATTGGAATCTCTCAGGATCTCGTCGAGGTCAAAGTTCCAAGCACAGCGGACCAGACTGAACAGCCTGCGTTGATGTTCCTCCCGGAGAAAACGGCCTCCGATCAGAAAAGCCTTCCGCTGTTGGTCCTGCTTCATACCTGGAGCGGTGACTACCATCAGAAGGGACACATTGAGGTCGCTGTCGAAGAGTGTTCATCTCGCGGATGGGCGCTCATCCATCCAAATTTTCGGGGAGCGAACACAGGTCCGGAAGCATGTGGCTCGGAACTCGCCGTCCAGGATGTGATCGATGCGGTCGACTGGATGATTAAAGAGCACGAAATCGATGCCGACCGAGTCTACCTCACCGGTGTTTCAGGAGGGGGGCATCTGTCGATGCTTATGGCTGGTCGTCATCCCGAATATTGGGCCGGTGTGTCGGCGTGGGTCGGCATCTGGGATCTTGCAAATTGGCATCAGGAAACCCAAACGGCTGGTCTCAAGTACTCCAAAGAACTCGAATCTGTCACCGGCGGTTCTCCGGGCGAGTCAGAAGAAATCGATTCAGAGTACCGGAACCGGTCTCCCAAAGTTTGGCTCGACAACGCAGTCAAAGTTCCGCTTGATATCCAGGCGGGCATCCATGATGGACATACGGGAAGCGTCCCGATCAGCCACAGCATCAGCGCTTTTAATCAAGTCGCGAGCCAGTCGGGATTCTCAGATGAGGTCGTTCCGGAAGCTTTGATGAGTCATATGGTGCGTGAGCAAAGTGTTCCAGCGACCGAACTCTTTCGTGGGATGCAAGAGCCACGAAGCCACGGCATTCTCTTTCGCCGCACTGCCGGACCAACTCGTTTGACGATTTTTGAAGGTGGTCACGAAGGCGATGTTCCGACCGCCATCCGATGGCTGGAATCACAAGGTCCGCGAAGTCCAGTTCGTAAAGAACGTGCGGAGTGA
- a CDS encoding glycosyltransferase family 4 protein, whose protein sequence is MADDSRLKVCFVAINAYPAIDDQVTGTFGGIETRSWLMARALARLPELDVSFVVRHWDPLRQDEYEDVKLHLIRDRFFQKRDSLLSRVERTSGFPGFRLRHPRLSDAFYLPLLAGMKFLRGKKDPWQPSELLQQVDSDLFLSFGVQSHAATVISSAHSTKRPVVLFLGSDSDLDERYLPGNDYTSVYRDSGEVCYQVIQKADAILCQTPRQQELLSTRFHRDGTVIPNPIDLEQWDRLASDSIRISLDAVPYALWVGRADPVHKQPQHLIELAKLCPEVRFLMIMNPRDDVCESQIRETAPSNVQIVDRVSFAEMPALYKNASMLINTSSLEGFPNTFLQAAASSIPILSLNVEEEFLKRTQAGFCANGDLDALAEKVRLHWKEQQDCSQARRYVEQHHNIEQTTLMLADSLRTFFTNWTSRTL, encoded by the coding sequence ATGGCTGATGATTCACGACTGAAAGTCTGCTTCGTGGCAATCAATGCTTACCCGGCGATTGACGATCAGGTGACGGGGACGTTCGGCGGGATCGAAACTCGGTCATGGCTGATGGCACGAGCATTAGCTCGATTGCCGGAGCTCGATGTTTCTTTTGTCGTCAGACATTGGGACCCGCTTCGTCAGGACGAATATGAAGATGTGAAGCTGCACCTGATTCGTGACCGTTTTTTTCAGAAACGCGATTCTCTCTTGTCGCGAGTCGAGCGAACGTCTGGATTTCCGGGATTCAGGCTGCGGCACCCGCGATTGAGCGACGCCTTCTATCTTCCGCTCCTCGCGGGCATGAAATTCCTGCGAGGGAAGAAAGATCCGTGGCAACCTTCGGAACTTCTGCAACAAGTCGATAGCGACTTGTTCCTCTCCTTTGGCGTGCAAAGCCACGCAGCAACGGTGATTTCGTCCGCACATTCAACGAAACGCCCTGTTGTGCTTTTTCTGGGCTCCGACAGCGATCTCGATGAACGGTATTTACCCGGCAACGACTACACGAGCGTCTACCGAGATTCCGGAGAAGTATGCTACCAGGTCATTCAAAAGGCGGATGCAATTCTGTGCCAGACTCCTCGTCAGCAGGAGCTGCTGAGTACGAGATTTCACCGCGACGGAACAGTCATTCCGAACCCGATTGACCTCGAACAATGGGATCGACTCGCTTCGGACTCGATTCGTATTTCACTGGACGCGGTCCCATATGCTTTGTGGGTCGGACGAGCGGACCCGGTTCACAAACAGCCGCAGCACTTGATTGAGCTCGCCAAACTTTGTCCCGAGGTTCGATTTCTGATGATCATGAATCCTCGCGATGACGTTTGCGAATCGCAGATTCGTGAGACAGCACCGAGCAATGTCCAAATTGTGGATCGCGTTTCGTTTGCCGAAATGCCCGCGCTCTACAAAAACGCTTCTATGCTGATCAATACGTCCTCGCTGGAAGGATTTCCTAATACGTTTCTTCAAGCGGCAGCGAGTTCGATCCCAATCCTGTCACTGAATGTTGAAGAAGAATTCCTAAAGCGGACGCAGGCAGGTTTTTGTGCGAACGGAGATCTCGACGCCCTCGCTGAAAAGGTCCGACTTCATTGGAAAGAGCAGCAGGACTGTTCGCAGGCAAGACGTTACGTCGAGCAGCATCACAACATCGAGCAAACGACTCTCATGCTGGCCGACTCACTCCGCACGTTCTTTACGAACTGGACTTCGCGGACCTTGTGA
- a CDS encoding phosphatidate cytidylyltransferase, whose translation MLAWRFAVSAVLIPLLILVFYLDAHVGCSGLYLLILSEILAIRSVWECIDLFRDRSKRLQLPIIFSCAAAIVFAGWIPHLKGDCDVSAAMEMIALVYSFAVLLLCASEAARFRGPGGNIETLGTEILIVSYVGVLLAITTQLRWVAGMDAGYLVLGSLVVCAKGGDVGAFSVGKIFGKRKLAPHLSPGKTLAGGVGALLGAGLCGLLWLQFATPLFDSSWSAPPWYFSVIYGCIIGVVGLVGDLVESFLKREVGKKDSAALFPGFGGLLDLLDSVIYAGPAAYLLWKVLPLATWAE comes from the coding sequence ATGCTCGCTTGGCGATTCGCGGTCTCAGCAGTCCTGATTCCACTCCTGATTCTGGTCTTTTATCTCGATGCACACGTCGGCTGTTCCGGGCTATATCTTCTGATCTTGTCTGAGATACTCGCGATTCGAAGTGTCTGGGAGTGCATCGACCTCTTCCGTGACCGATCGAAGCGACTCCAACTCCCGATCATCTTCAGCTGTGCCGCAGCGATTGTATTTGCTGGCTGGATTCCGCATCTCAAGGGAGATTGCGATGTCAGTGCAGCCATGGAAATGATTGCGCTGGTCTATTCATTTGCGGTCTTGCTCCTGTGCGCTTCGGAGGCAGCCCGATTTCGAGGTCCTGGCGGAAATATCGAAACACTCGGGACCGAGATTCTAATCGTCAGCTACGTCGGCGTGCTTCTGGCAATCACTACGCAGCTGCGATGGGTGGCTGGAATGGATGCCGGGTATCTCGTGTTAGGCTCGCTGGTGGTCTGTGCGAAGGGAGGGGACGTTGGCGCATTCTCTGTCGGGAAGATCTTCGGAAAGCGAAAACTCGCGCCCCATCTAAGCCCGGGCAAAACACTGGCCGGAGGAGTCGGAGCTCTGCTGGGAGCGGGACTCTGCGGATTGCTTTGGCTCCAATTCGCCACTCCGCTGTTCGATTCCAGCTGGTCGGCCCCTCCGTGGTACTTTTCTGTGATCTACGGATGCATCATCGGAGTCGTCGGTCTGGTCGGCGATCTGGTGGAGTCCTTCCTGAAGCGGGAAGTCGGCAAAAAAGACTCCGCCGCACTCTTTCCGGGATTTGGTGGACTCCTCGACCTTCTCGACAGCGTCATCTATGCCGGACCAGCTGCATATCTCTTATGGAAGGTGCTTCCACTTGCCACCTGGGCTGAGTGA
- a CDS encoding multiheme c-type cytochrome has protein sequence MFTVKGIFCSVNAKIVTSCIIGTLTWFALTGCRPKPQDGKDLTNPKTSESHQSTPLFEGWENPSAVFVFSGDESGYLEPCGCSERQSGGFARRADLIRQIEDERGWPVTAFDVGGILDLDRITYPQSKIKFMRMLDGFNRMGYQGLALGREELLLGPAGIFEAHTQLSSDAEFDVPFMASNVTFYGTKDLGTPINSRVVEVGDKKIGVIAIVGDTTRKKLDETGVTRDENELKIDPVDETLRAALDELKAQEPNLIILLSHSELDESVSIAERFPEIPIIVSAGGAEDPRLEPTMVGETMVVEVGRKGKNVAVVALMDDGKLQHEIVELDMDRFELDPRMTDLMRNYQNDLEAAYDQLVSDDLAVSHSRSSTFVGAESCKECHKGAYEVWNKSRHSHALESLVEGREGYGDAWVSRINDPECLTCHTTGWDQQAALRFKSGFASLEKTPHLAGNQCENCHGPASEHVEIEKSILAGASLTPELTLERNESMQELRISLAQAKKSVCIKCHDHDNSPNFNFEAYWPKVNHSGLRN, from the coding sequence ATGTTTACGGTGAAAGGGATTTTCTGTTCAGTGAACGCCAAGATTGTTACATCCTGCATAATCGGAACCCTGACGTGGTTCGCTCTCACCGGATGTCGGCCGAAACCGCAGGACGGTAAGGATTTAACCAATCCGAAGACTTCCGAATCCCATCAATCAACTCCACTCTTTGAAGGCTGGGAAAACCCATCAGCCGTCTTTGTTTTTTCCGGCGACGAATCTGGCTATCTCGAACCCTGTGGATGCTCAGAAAGACAGTCCGGCGGATTCGCTCGGCGAGCCGACTTGATCCGTCAGATCGAGGATGAACGCGGCTGGCCCGTCACTGCTTTCGATGTCGGCGGAATTCTTGATCTGGACCGGATCACCTATCCTCAATCGAAGATTAAGTTCATGCGGATGCTCGACGGCTTTAATCGCATGGGGTATCAGGGACTGGCTCTGGGACGGGAAGAACTTCTCCTCGGACCTGCTGGAATCTTTGAAGCCCACACTCAGCTCTCAAGCGACGCTGAGTTCGACGTTCCGTTCATGGCCAGTAATGTCACTTTTTACGGAACCAAAGACCTCGGCACTCCAATCAACTCACGAGTTGTGGAAGTTGGCGACAAGAAAATCGGAGTGATTGCCATCGTCGGTGACACGACTCGTAAGAAACTTGACGAGACCGGCGTGACCCGAGATGAGAATGAACTGAAGATCGATCCGGTCGACGAAACACTGCGTGCAGCCCTGGACGAATTAAAGGCTCAGGAACCGAATCTGATCATTCTGTTGTCGCATTCTGAACTCGACGAGTCGGTGAGCATCGCAGAGCGATTTCCTGAAATCCCGATCATCGTTTCTGCTGGAGGCGCAGAAGATCCTCGACTCGAACCGACGATGGTTGGCGAAACGATGGTCGTCGAAGTGGGACGCAAAGGCAAAAACGTGGCTGTGGTCGCTCTCATGGATGACGGTAAGTTGCAACATGAAATCGTCGAACTCGATATGGATCGTTTTGAACTCGATCCACGCATGACGGATTTGATGCGCAATTATCAGAACGATCTCGAAGCAGCGTACGATCAACTCGTCAGCGACGATCTGGCGGTCAGTCACTCCCGATCATCAACTTTTGTCGGCGCAGAATCGTGCAAAGAGTGCCACAAAGGAGCTTACGAAGTTTGGAACAAATCTCGCCATTCCCACGCGCTGGAAAGTCTAGTCGAAGGCCGTGAAGGATACGGCGATGCTTGGGTGAGCCGCATTAACGATCCAGAATGTCTCACCTGTCACACCACTGGCTGGGATCAGCAAGCGGCTCTTCGGTTTAAGTCGGGATTTGCCAGTTTGGAAAAGACGCCGCATCTGGCAGGGAATCAATGCGAAAACTGCCACGGACCAGCTTCAGAGCATGTTGAGATCGAGAAGTCGATCCTGGCCGGGGCATCTCTCACTCCGGAATTGACGCTGGAGCGGAATGAGTCGATGCAGGAACTCCGAATCAGTCTGGCTCAGGCAAAGAAGAGCGTCTGCATTAAATGCCACGACCACGACAACAGCCCGAACTTCAACTTTGAAGCTTACTGGCCGAAGGTCAATCACTCAGGACTTCGGAACTAA